The Radiobacillus deserti genomic interval TCTGACAGGTGTTGCTTAAGCAACCTACGACTAATTTGTTGAAAGGAAGGATCACAATGGGCACCAAACAAAATAGACTTTTGATATTTGGCGCTGGTGTGATTGGAAGTGTGTACGCGGTCCGATTTGCACAGTACGGACTGGACGTCACCATACTGGCACGAGGAAAAAGGCTGGATGAACTTAGAAGGAACGGACTGAGATATAACGATAATGGAACGATAAAACAAATAGCAGTTAAGACGATAGAAAAGCTTGATAACGATGACATTTATGATTTTATCTTTGTTCCTGTACGATATGATCAGGCAGAGTCTGCCTTGACTGCGCTCAAAGATAATCAAAGTAAAACCATTGTCACCTTGATTAACACCATTGGTTATGACACCTGGCTTGAAATCGTGGGCGATCGGTTACTCCCAGGGTTCCCAGGTGCAGGTGGGGACATCTAAGAAGATGTTCTATACGCTCAATTCGGTTCCGAAAAACATCAAGGAACCATTTTGGGTGAAATAAATGGACTGAAGACAGGAAGAGTGAGGGAACTTGCAAAGATATTTGAATCGGTGGATTTGCATTATGAAATACAGAAGGATATTTACGCATTCCATGTTTCACATACTGCGTTGGCTATCGTAAACAAGCATTTCTATACGGATGACGGAATAGTGGATGTAGAGACTGCAAGAAGTGAAGGCACTCTAAGTAAGATAGCAGCAGATATTAAACAAAACATTCATCTGGTAGAGATTGCAGGAATTACTGTAATTCCACCTGAAACAAGGATAATGAGGGATTGGCCTGACAGGGATATTATTTCATGGTACCGTCAGATGCTGAACAATGATTTTATAATTGATGTAAAGCTTGGAAACCATGCCGTCAGCCAAAAAGCAGAAATAATGTTATTGAATGAGGAGTTCCATAAAAAGCTCTCCTAACGAAGGACGTTAGTTCAACAAACAGCAGTAATCTAGGACTTTATCTTTCGGGCCAAGGTTACTGCTATTTCTAAATTCAATATCTTCAAACAAATTATATCTTTTCTACTTACACTAACCTGCCCGTTCGTATTTTAAGGTTAGGCAGAATGCTAAAAAACCATTTGAGTAGTCATAGAGGAAGCTATGAAGGAATTCCACTTGCCAGTATTGAAAGGTCATAATAGCTGTAGCCATTTCAGGAATAGCTGTATCCATTACCCCTTTTGGTAAAAGACTTGCATTCCCTCTTTCCCTTCAGAGATATGGTTTTACCAATGGTTTTTGCTTCCTCAGCCCATGCACGATATGCTTCCTTTCATTCATACGCTAGCTTCAGCTCATCTGACATACTTAAGTTTCTTTCTTAAATACCATAACTCTCTTTTTTTAATTCACCTTTCGCTTCATGAAAGACGTGCTTCATTCGTTTACACTTCATACGATCACAATCATGGAAGGTTTGTTGGACTCGTATTCTCACACGATCCAATCCGCAATAAATATAGCGACAAAAATGAAATCGACCCGCAATAATAATTGGTTTTCCCAGCGCACTTGTACAGCTAGCTTAAAGGCCGGACTCATATCCATGATTACGATTTCTACCTGATGACCATGTTGTGCAAGATAGTGTTTGATTGTTTTCTTATTTAGGGTTAGGGAGGAAATCTAGGGGCTGCTTTGTGATTCCATTCGAATGATTCATTGATACTTCCCTGCTATTCGTCCATCGCAATAACGGCAGGAAGGAAGTCTACCTATTTATTTTGGGTCTCAGCTAGTTGATCAAACCGTCTGACTACAGTTAATGCGGAAGTGCCGTAAGTTTCTCCTTCCTTTTTGAAGGTTTTCTCATTGATGGAACGGATGGATACAGGTTGATTCCATTCCACGGAAAAGCGTTGATAACGATCCACTATGTTATTTTACTCCGAAAACCGTTTTCCACATGAAATACAGACATAACGACGACGTTTGTACCATATTTGAGACATTCACTCAAAGCATTTTAGATGTTTTATTTTTTGATGTCGGTAATAATTTATTCGTTCTGTTTCCTCTCCACAACACGGACATACATGCGGTTTACGCTCCATTTCTACGATAAATCCTAGCATATTCATGGTAAAATTCATTTACACGCAACCCATTCTTTTTCTTGTTTCTCGACAATTCAAGTATATAAGAATGTATTGGTTGCGTGTGTTTTATTTTTCAGAATTTCACCTGAACCCCAACAAATATTATAGAGCCCATATTATAGAGCTAATAAACAAAATAAAAATCCGTAGAGATTAATCTCTACGGATTTTTTTAAAAGTATTAATTACTTAACGTTAACGTTAAGAGTTGTAGTTGCAACAGCTTCGTTTGTTTCATAAGTAGTGTTAGCATCGCTACCATCTACTAGAACTCTGAATAAGATTGTACCTTTATCGTTAGCTGCAGTAGTGTATGAACCAGGAATTAAATCAATGTTAGTACCACCTAATGCTTGTAGATTAGTACCAGTTGCTCCAGTTAATACTTCAGCCGTAACAGCACCTAATAGGATATCATCAGCTGCAACATATGCTCCATCAGCATTAGAGTCAATGTATAGCAATGGCAGAGCTGGTGCAGTATCTTCTAGGCGTACTTTGTCGATTGTGTTAGCGTTATGCTCAACACCGTAAACAATTGGATCATTTGCTCCATCAGTACGAACATCTAAGATATCAGATACACTTACTGTTTTACCTACATAATCAACAGTAGCTGTTGACTTGAAGTTAACTTTAGTTAATGCAACTTGTGAAGCAGATACAGTTACAGTAAATTTGTGTTTTACTAATCCAGTTGAATCTTTAATAACGATATCAGTTTTACCAGCTTTAAGACCTTCAACATCTACTGAAGTACCAGATGCCGCAAGAGTCACTGAAGCTACAGTATTATCAGCAGCCTCAACTAGTAATGTTCCAGTTGCAGCAGGTGCAGTAGTAGTTAGAGTCTCTGCTCCATTGTAGAAACCATTTGTGTTGAATTTAGATACTTGGTAGCTTTCAATGTCACCAACTGCTAATGAATAATCTACAGAAGATGAAGCAATTGTATGCTCTACTTTTGTTGAACCAACATTGTTCACGTCAGTTACTTGCACAGCAACTTGACCTACTACTTTATCATTTGCATCTTTAAACAAGATAGTTCCATTTCCTACTTGATCACCTTGAATAGTGTAGCCAGTAGAAGTAGAACCAGTTAAAGTTGTAATTAAATCACCAGCAATAACAAGGTCTTGTGAAGAAGCATTTTCAGGAAGATCTTCAGTAATATCAGCAGCTTGCAATTGGATTGGATCTCCATATTGGTCAACAGCATCTACGTCAATAGTACGAGTTTGAGTATCTACTACTTTTACAGTAGATTCGCTTGGAGTTACTTTTGCAACAGTACGAGCATCGCTTGCAACAGTTACAGAAATTTCTTTAGTTGCATTACCAACTTTAACAGTTACTTTTGCTGTTCCAGCAACGTTAGCTGTTAGTGTTTGGTTGTTAACAGATACTACTGATGGATTTGAAGAACTTAACACCACAGATCCGGTTGGTAGTTCAACATCATTCTTTCCAGCAGCATCACCAATTACTTCAGTAACATCTGCAGTTTCACCAGTTACAAGAGTTGTACTATTTAATACAACACCAGCACCAGTTGTTAATTCAACAGAATCTACCGCAGTTGTAGTTGATTCTAAATCAGAAATTGAAATAGTTTTTTCATCAGAAACTACTACTTTTCCATCTTTTAATACCTGAATTTCTACTGTGTAATTTCCAACTGTAATTTCATCGTTTAGTAAACCAGTAGATGAAGTAGAAGGATTAGTTCCTTTAAAGAAATCAGTCGCAGCTGTACCTGTGTTATCAACAGCTACATAGTTTACAGTATAGCCAGCTTGGCGAAGGTATTCAGTGTCAGCTTGTAGACCATTTACTTTGAATGATAATACTTGACCTACTGTATCATCATCGAAAGTTTTCTCATCAAGAGAAACGCTATCTACTGAGAAAGAATAAGTAAATTTGAATTCTTTGTCGCCAATCTTAACAGTTTGTTCTGTATCTTGTGGGAAACCATTTTGGAATGTTACTGTTGCGCTTGTTCCAGCTGCGTTAGCATCGATAGATGCAACAACATTCCCAGAAAGAGTTACATCTTCAGCTTTAAGTGATTTTAAGCCAGTTCCTGTAACTTCTAAAGTTTTTTCATTTAAAGCTTTCACACTTGATACTACAGCAGGTGATACTGCATCAAGTGATCCTTTTAAGAAAGTAGCGAATTGTCCACGAGTTACATCTTCACCAGGACGGAAATCAGAAAGTTGGTTAGTGATTCCGTTATCCGCTAATGCTTGTACGCTGTTTTTGTGAGTTGCACTAACATTGCTAAGGTTGATGTCAGCTTCGTTAGTTACTTCAAGTCCTAGTGTGTTTACTAGTACAGAAGCCATTTGCTCACGAGATAGATTTTTAGTAACACCGAACTCATTGTCTGCGTTACCTTTGAAGAATCCAGCTTTTTTAGCTGCTGCTATGTATCCAGCATACACGTAGTCAGCATCTACATCACTAAATAGGTTAGCTTTAAGCTCATCACCTGTTAGTGGTTCTAGACCTTGTGCTTTAACAAGCAATACTGCTGCTTGTGGGCGAGTAAGCTCTAGGTTTGGTTTGAATGTTCCATCAGTATAACCTTGGATGATTCCGTCAGCTACTAATGCTTGAACCGCTTCGTAGTGAGAATCTCCTGGTTTAAGATCAGTGAAATCCACTGTGTCTGCAGATACTGCTGGTGCAACGGAAGCTACTGCTGCAGTCGCTGCTAAAGTTGAAACTGAAATCTTGCGTAGTTTCTTAGACATTAAAAAATTCCTCCCTTAGTTTTAAAACTATAAATTTATTACACTATCCCTCAGCAAACTAGTTTATGAGTAGCCTTGGAAAATAGCACTTCCCCTAGTGGTTATTTGGTTCATATCATAGTATAGTTAATTGCGACAATATTTGTCAACTACTTTTCCAACTTTTTCATTATAAAATTGGAAAAATTAGAATAATAGAATTAAGTGCTGGATTACTATGTATGAATTTCTTAGCCAACTAGGCTATGAATAAATAATACTAGATTATTCCTTTGATAACAAGACATACACGTAAAATTGTACCTAAGTAATATTTACCATAGTTAGTATAGTTTTCTTACAACGCCTATACAATATATGTCAGCGTTTCATTCTTATGACTCAATCTTTTTAAACAATGTATTTCCAGTAATTAGTCCATTTTTCTTGTTCTTGTCGAATGGTGTCACACAAAAAGAAGACCAGCCAGCTTACCCGGCTAGTCCTTCTACTTCTTATTTCTTAATAACTAGCAAACTATTTTTCACTTCTTGCAAGGATGTTGTTTCTACTACTCCAACAAATGCTCCGTTTTTATATTCGAGTGGATCGCCTTCTGCATATACTTTGTAATCGGCTGGGTTGCTAACTTGTAGTGTTACCTTTGCAAGCTTGTTAAATGCGAAGAAGCCATCTTCTAATGCGATGCTAGGAGATACTTTTGCATTTAAAGCCTTTTGTAAAAAGGTAGCGAACTGTCCGCGTGTTACAGAGTCGCCAGGGCTAAAGTTGCTAAACTGATTTGTAATCCCATATTGCGCAAGAATTTTTACATTCGCTTTGTGAGAAGCACTTACGTTACTTAGATTAATGCCTGGATTTGTTCCATTATCGGTTAACCCGATAGCTTTTACAATCGTTGTTGCCATTTGTTCTCTTGTCAGAGCTTGTGTTGCTCCAAAGATTCCATTACTACCTTTAAAGATAGATGGTGTTACGGTTGCGATGATACTTGCATATGGATCATTGGATGGTACGTCTACATAGTATTCTTTTAATACTGCAGATACATCACTTGGTACTGGCAAGCTAAGCGATTTTGCAAATAGTGCAGCACCATGTCTTCTCTGTAGCTTG includes:
- a CDS encoding ketopantoate reductase family protein; this encodes MGTKQNRLLIFGAGVIGSVYAVRFAQYGLDVTILARGKRLDELRRNGLRYNDNGTIKQIAVKTIEKLDNDDIYDFIFVPVRYDQAESALTALKDNQSKTIVTLINTIGYDTWLEIVGDRLLPGFPGAGGDI
- a CDS encoding transposase, whose amino-acid sequence is MDTAIPEMATAIMTFQYWQVEFLHSFLYDYSNGFLAFCLTLKYERAG
- a CDS encoding transposase, whose amino-acid sequence is MGKPIIIAGRFHFCRYIYCGLDRVRIRVQQTFHDCDRMKCKRMKHVFHEAKGELKKESYGI
- a CDS encoding transposase family protein, which produces MNFTMNMLGFIVEMERKPHVCPCCGEETERINYYRHQKIKHLKCFE
- a CDS encoding S-layer homology domain-containing protein, with amino-acid sequence MSKKLRKISVSTLAATAAVASVAPAVSADTVDFTDLKPGDSHYEAVQALVADGIIQGYTDGTFKPNLELTRPQAAVLLVKAQGLEPLTGDELKANLFSDVDADYVYAGYIAAAKKAGFFKGNADNEFGVTKNLSREQMASVLVNTLGLEVTNEADINLSNVSATHKNSVQALADNGITNQLSDFRPGEDVTRGQFATFLKGSLDAVSPAVVSSVKALNEKTLEVTGTGLKSLKAEDVTLSGNVVASIDANAAGTSATVTFQNGFPQDTEQTVKIGDKEFKFTYSFSVDSVSLDEKTFDDDTVGQVLSFKVNGLQADTEYLRQAGYTVNYVAVDNTGTAATDFFKGTNPSTSSTGLLNDEITVGNYTVEIQVLKDGKVVVSDEKTISISDLESTTTAVDSVELTTGAGVVLNSTTLVTGETADVTEVIGDAAGKNDVELPTGSVVLSSSNPSVVSVNNQTLTANVAGTAKVTVKVGNATKEISVTVASDARTVAKVTPSESTVKVVDTQTRTIDVDAVDQYGDPIQLQAADITEDLPENASSQDLVIAGDLITTLTGSTSTGYTIQGDQVGNGTILFKDANDKVVGQVAVQVTDVNNVGSTKVEHTIASSSVDYSLAVGDIESYQVSKFNTNGFYNGAETLTTTAPAATGTLLVEAADNTVASVTLAASGTSVDVEGLKAGKTDIVIKDSTGLVKHKFTVTVSASQVALTKVNFKSTATVDYVGKTVSVSDILDVRTDGANDPIVYGVEHNANTIDKVRLEDTAPALPLLYIDSNADGAYVAADDILLGAVTAEVLTGATGTNLQALGGTNIDLIPGSYTTAANDKGTILFRVLVDGSDANTTYETNEAVATTTLNVNVK
- a CDS encoding S-layer homology domain-containing protein, which gives rise to MKQIKGKKLMTSLLAAALTTTLLTTPVFAKEFTDIDRGASHYDSVTALYDAGIVSGYTDGTFGVNDKLQRRHGAALFAKSLSLPVPSDVSAVLKEYYVDVPSNDPYASIIATVTPSIFKGSNGIFGATQALTREQMATTIVKAIGLTDNGTNPGINLSNVSASHKANVKILAQYGITNQFSNFSPGDSVTRGQFATFLQKALNAKVSPSIALEDGFFAFNKLAKVTLQVSNPADYKVYAEGDPLEYKNGAFVGVVETTSLQEVKNSLLVIKK